The following DNA comes from Arcobacter cloacae.
AATTTCTGGATTAAAGTTTGTAGCAAATTTATACCCATGGTCACCTGCATTACAATCCATAATATCTATATAGTGAATTTCATCAAAAAGATTTTGTTGAGCATATGCACAAAATACTCCTGTAACACCTGGGTCAAATCCTGAACCTAAAAGTGCCATGATTCCAGCTTCTTTGAATTGAGCATCTCTTTCCCATTGAAGTTTATATTCAAACTTTGCTTCATCTGGATGTTCATAATTTGCAGTATCTACATAATCAACTTTACACTTTGTACAAGCATCCATAATTGTCAAATCTTGATATGGTAAAGCTACATTTAATACTAATTTAGGATTTACTTTTTCAATAAGTTTCACTAATTCATCAACATTATCTGCATCAACACTAGCTACATCAATTTGTACACCTTGATTTTTTAAAATATCAGCGGCAATTGACTCACACTTTGAAACTGTTCTTGAAGCTAAAGTAATCTTCTCAAAAGTGTCAATATTCATAGCACACTTAACAGTAGCTACTCTACTTACACCACCTGCCCCAATAATTAAAATACCTTTTTTACTCATTATTCACTCCGATATATTTTTATGTAAATATTATACAATTTTAAAGTATAAGAAAGAATGAAACAAATAAATATTTATTATAAAATAACATTTTGATTACAATTAACAAGCTTTTAATAATTGCTTATGTAAACTTCGTTTTTAAGTTATGGGGATGACTTGGTATCGATTAGAGCAGTGAGTATAAGTTGCATGTCGGCCTGAACATGCCGTTACGCGGTTCATTTTTTTTAGACGCAAACAATACAAATTACGCTCCAGCTTACGCAAAAGCTGCGTAAGTTTAACAACTTACTGACTCGCCTAACGGCTTGAGTCTTTGGAGGCTGGCACTACAGATTCTATCTATGTAGATAATTGCTGGTTCACCCTAGATAGATTATCTTTGAGGAGTTGATTGAAACTCAAAGAGAAATTTTAAATCTTAGCTTTATGATTGCTTCGGGAGTTGAGCTGTTGTAAAGTGAAATTTTTCAACTCTGCTAAGCATGTAGACGCTTATATGATCTGTTTTAAGACTGCGGTTCGATCCCGCACATCTCCACCAATACTTAAAATCATAACTTCTAAATTCATCTAAAAAGTCCGATAAAATAGAAACTTCTCATTCTAAATTGTTCTATACCATTCTTATCAAATTTAATACTTTCTAAGATTTTTTACGGTAATCTTAACGGTACTAAAGAATTTACTTAAAAGTGATACCGTAAAAATGCCAAAAGTCGTAAAACCTCTTACTGATAAAGAAATTAAAAATACTAAATATACATCCAAAGAAGAATTTGAGCAATTAAAAAAAATTGCTAAACTAAACAATAATCCTGAACCAAAACTCAATAATAAATTATCTGATGGACAAGGTCTTTATTTAATTATAAAAGAAAATGGTACAAAATTTTTTCAATATGACTTTACTTTTGAAAATAAAAGAAAATCTATGAGCTTTGGTGTTTATCCTGAAACATCATTAAGTGAAGCTAGAATTTTAAGAGAAAAAACTAAAGAACTTTTAAAACAAAAAATAAATCCTATTATCGACAAAAATATTTCAAGTATAAACAGTGATAATACTTTCAAAAGTATTTCTGAAAAATGGTTATCTAAAATGAAAAATGAATGGGGAAATTCTACTTTAAAAAAAGTTGTAAGTGTAATAGAGAATCATGCTTATCCCTACATTGGAAATAAGCCTATTGAAAATATAATAAGAACTGATATTTTAAATATTCTAGATAGAATGAATAAAAAAGAATTATTTGGAAGTGCTGAAAAACTTATTTCAAATATCAATAGAATATATAAATTTGCTGTTACTTACAATTATGTTGAACACAATATTATTGCAGATATTGACAAAAAGAATGTAATTGTTTCAACTAGACATAATCACTATTCAGCAATTACAAATGAAGATGAAGTAAAAGAACTAATAAGTGATATTCAATCTTTTGAAGATTTATTTAAAGCAGATATAACAACTATAATTGCTTTAAAATTAGCTCCATTAGTTGCATTAAGACCTTTTAATTTGTGTTCACTTGAATGGAGTGAAATAAACTTTGAAAAGAAATACTTAGATATTCCAGAAAGTAAAATGAAAACTAAAAAAGATTTTGTTTTACCATTATCAAAACAAGCAATTGAGATTCTAAAATCTATTGAACCATTTTCAGCTCACAAAAGTAAATATGTATTTCCCTCTCCTACTTCTAATCTTAAGAATATAAATAATGCAACAATAAATCATGCACTAAAAAAACTAGGCTACAAAGATAGACATTGCAATCATGGATTTAGAAGTACATTTTCTACAATTTGCCATGAAAAAGTAAAAGAACATGGATTTAGTAGTGACATTATAGAATCTTGCTTAGCTCATGAAGAACAAAATCAAGTTAAAGCTTCTTATAATAGAAGCTCTAAAATGAAATATTTTGATGAGAAAAGAGAGTTAATGCAATGGTGGGCTGATTGGTTAAATAATCTATAATAAATACCATTTAACTATTTAAAGAATAATATTAAAACTTAATTATTTACTAAAATACTTAACTTTCTAATATATTTCTTATTATAATAAAACATGACATTTCTTGTATTTTTTACCACTACCACAAAAACAAGAATCATTTCTTGATATTTTCCTTGTTCTATCTTTTTCTAAAGATAATTTATTAGCTCGCTTAATTAATACTTCTACTAGGTCTTTTGAATTTAAATCTATTCTTTTCATTTCATTATATTGAACTTTTGCATGTTCATGTAAACCCATGTTTTCAGAAAGAAAATTTCCATAACCAAATCTAGCTTCAAAGAAATCAGCTTTTAAAGATATTGCTTTTTCATAAAGTTGACATATTTTTTCATTATTTTCTTTACTTCTTGGCTGTGACTTATAATAATTAGTTAAATTAGAATATGCTCTATATTCTGTAGGGTCATAAGAGATAATTTTTTCATATTGTTCTTTTGCCTTTTCATAATCATTAAAATGTCCTGAAAATAACACACCTAAATTTAATCTAGCTTGATTTAATTCGGGAGAAAGTTCAATAGCTTTTTCAAATAATTCTTTTGCTTTTTCAAGGTCTTCCTTTAATTGCAATAATAAAAAGCCATAATTATTTAATGATACAAAATTTTTATTATTTAATTCTATTGATTTCTCATAATTATATTTTGCTTTAGGGATGTTTTTTCTATCTTCTGCAATTGATGCTCTTATCCCATAAGCTTCTGAAACAGGTTTATTTTCATCAAACCATTTGTCTAACATTGCTTCTTTTTTATCAATATCTTCTTGTAATGCTATTGCTAATAATGAAATATAATGAGAAACATCTACTCCACCTAATGATTCTAAAATGGACTTATAATTTTCATTTTTAAGTTCATCAAATTTTATATTCTTTATATCACTAATATATGATAGAAATTCATTTATAGTTGAAGCTATATTTTCGATTGCTTTTAATTCTTCAATTTCTTTTATAATAGATGTTGCAGGGAAAGAAGATATTAAAGCTTCTAATTTTTGTTTTTCATTCTGCCAGTAAGTGGTATATCCTAATCTACCCTCTGAAGTATATATTGAAACCTTATCCACTATAATAGGTAATATTTTATCTTTAAAATCTTTTTCTTTTAAAATATGTAAAACTTCTTTCATACAATTTTTTGATTTCAAATAACTATCACTTATTAAGATTAATGCAAAATCTGAATTTCTAATTTCTTCCATAAAACTAGATATACTTGATTTATAATCAATATCGTGAACATCTCTTTTAAAATTAAATTGAACTAGTTCTAAATCTTTTTCAATTTCATTTGCTATTTCCATATTTTTCCATGAATATGAAATAAATATATTTTTCTTATTCATTTATAAAAATACCATTATCATAGTCACTATCTTCAATAGTCCTAGTATTTGTTGTTCCAATTGATTCAATTATAAAATTATCAGTATCTGTATCTTCCATAGTTTTTGTTATAGTTCTTCCATATATCTCTAAATCTTTTTCTAAATTATTTTCAAAAATAGAAAGAAATGGTTTATTGTTCATTATTATATACTTTATCAATTTGGAATAGATTGTCTAAATCTGCATCTTCTAGTGTATTTGTATACTTTTTCCCTCCAACATCAAAGTTAAGACTAATATCACAATCTGTAACCTCTACTGAATCTGTAAAAGTTCTACCATCAATAGAAATATTATTTTTAAAGCTCATCTCATAAGATGATAAATAAGGTTTCTTCATACTTTTTATTCCTTAATTAAATTATTATCATAATCACTGCCTTCAACTGTTGCTGTACTTGCCATTCCAAAATCCATAATTATAATATCATTATCTGTATCTTCTATAGTTTCAGTAATTGTTTTTCCATTACAGTTTGATTCATAATTTATCACTTCATAGTCTGATAAATAAGGTTTTTTCATTTATGTAACTCCTCATTAATAAAATTATTAGGGTCAGTATCTTCTTTAGTAAAAGTATACATTGTTCCTGATACAATAATTTGACAATCATAATCTGTATCTTCTAATGATTCAGTATCAGTTCCACCATGAAGTTCTTGATTTTTCTTTAACTGATTAGATTCAATTTCATAAAATGAAAGATAAGGCTTTTTCATAAATTACTCCTAAATAAATAAAAACATATAAGAATTGTTGAAAAAATAAGATTCTTAACTAAATAAAACTCTATATTTTTTATATAACCTATACTTTTCCAAGATTCATAAGAATACCATTTTGAATTCAAATAATAATATTTTAATCTCTTTTTACTTATTTCATCTGAAGTAAAATCTTCAAATGTTTCTTTATAAGAACCTTTAACAGTTATAAAATGAATATTAATCAATACAAAATTAATAAAAAGTAGAACTAAATACCAAAATAAAATTTGCATTAAGATATGTTTTTGAATTGAATCAAGATATAATGATTCTATATTATTTATTTGTGAAAATATTACGGAAGTTATAGCTGCTAATATTGTTATATAAAAAGTAGCTTTGATAGAAGCAAGATTTTTTGTTTCTTTATATGATTGAATTTCATCTTTTAAAACTTCAACTTGTTTAGATTTTTTTTGATTATTCAAACTTTCAACTTCGTTCAAAGTTTTTTCTTTTATAGAAAGAAATTGTTTTTTTGTCACACTTTCATAAGAAATTATTTTAATAAAATTAAATTCTAAATCTTTTAAAGAGAAAATATAAACTTTATATTGACCAAAAGGAATAAAAAATAAAGAGTATCTATACTTCCCTTTTTCTGATAAATTGATATCTAAATCCATAGTATGAAACCTACTATCATCAGATATTTGTAAAAATGGTATATCGGCAATTATATATTTTTTTATAAATTTACAAATTGAATGATTGCATTCATAAATAAATAGTAACACTATAAGGTATATAGTAAAAATTAATATAAATAAAATGCTATTATAAAATAAGCTATCCATTCAAATATTCCAATATTTTATTTGATATATCTAAATTTAATTCATTTTCAAGCCATAACCATTGTCCATTAGGATTACATTCTAGAAAATAATATTGATTATTTTTTACCATATAATCAAAAGCTCCAAAAATTAATCCTGTATACTCTAAAAATTCAATACATTCTTTTTTTACAATATCTGGTGTATCAACTAATGTATATTTAACGGACATATCATCTCTCCAATCAACTTTACTAGAATCAATTCTTACACAATAAAAGAATCCATTAATGTATGTAACTCTTAATTCATAATCCTTTTCAATTTTAGATTGAAAATAAGTAGGACTAAACTCTATGTTATTTACTTTTGATGTTAACACATTTGTTAGAATCTTTTTATTTTCTGTAATTTTGCCCATAGACAAAGGTTTTACAATCCACTTATTTAGCTCTAGCTTATTATTTATGTAGTTTTCATCATTTGTTATAATACTTTTTGGTATTAAAAAGTTAAATTTTTTAGCCAAATGCAACTGATAAACTTTATTTTCAACTTGTCTAAGTAAAGATGGTTTAGATAAAACTTTCCCATCAAAAGAATCTGCTAGCCCAACTATGAAATTATAAATTTCTTTATGCATAAAATTTCTATAATTTTCATCATAATCTAGTAAATCAGGCAAAAATATTTTTCTGAAATAAATAGATTTTATACTCTCAAATAGATTGATTAATTTAAAATCATATTCATAAAAAATACCATCATCTGTGATTGAGATTTTATATTTATTAATATTATCTAAATTAATTCTAATAAAGAAATATTTACTTTTATATTTATCAATAAGAATATCTACAGTTTTATCAAAAGAAGAGGTAATAATCAATATAAACTTTTTTTCCATTATTTACTTAATAACCTTTTCTTATCATTATTTTCTAGTATTTGTAAAATAAATTCTATATTCATATCAAAATTATTTTCAACTGGTAAATTTACTTTAAGATATTTACCACCAAATTTATTGAAATAATATCTTTTAATTTCTTTTAACCATCCATAATTATCCATGATTCTAATCAGTTCACATTCTTTTTTTACTAATTGAGAAATATCATTTTTCTTCATAAAATCAATAAGATTTAACACATCTTGCTCAGATAAAACATATTTATACTTTTTTGAAAACAAACTAATTTTTAAATCTCTTAATTCATCATAACTTAATATATTTCCAAGTAGTGCTAAAGAATTACTTATAAAAACTTTATTGTACTTGAACACATCAAACATCATATTATATATTGTATCTTCTGTAATAATTTGAAATTTTTTATTGATTGCAAAAGAAAAAGCTTGAAATTCTTGACTACCTATATGTTTTGCTAATATTTCATATGAACCTTTTATTGGTAAAATTTCCAAATGGTCATCAATTATTCTCTCAGCACAATTTTCAAGAATTAATTTTATTAATTTTTGAATTGATATTTTAAACTCTTCAATTTCTTCTTTTGTATTACCATAAAATACAGGTTTAGAATTTTCTATGTAATCAAATTTTATTGGCATTTTTGTTACATCTAAAGATATTAAATATTCTCTTAACCAATTAATTAGTGTTCTTTGTATAAATACATCTTTTCTTTCTAATACTTTTTCTAAATATCCAATATGATTCAAAAAAACAATAGATGAAAATGTTAAAATTGTATTAATAGATTCTTCTTTGTAATGTATTTTTCCTGCATTAAAATTATGTATATTACTTTTAAGTAAAAAAGGTATCAACTCAAAATAATTTTTATAATTACTTTGAGACAAAGGAAATAATCCAATTTCTTTGCCATCACTATATCTTTGAAATAAATCTTTTGTATTATCTGTTTGATTTTTCATAAATTTAAATAAATCTTCTAGTGGTTCTTTTTTTGTTTCATCAATTGTTATTGGTATGAACATAGGATTATCACATCTAAAAGCAAAAGGACCAACTATTCTATGAAAAAGAGAACTTTTTACAAAATTATCATCCGAAATTTTTAAAAAGAAATCATTATCATCTATTATTCTAAAACCATAATTTTTTTGATTTTCTTCTAAAATATTATAATTATCTTTTACATAAGTTATGCCATCTTTTTCAAGACATAAATTATCATTACATAAAAAAATACATTGATAATTTGTTTTATTAAATTCAGTTTGCATAAAAATATTAGATAAATTAATTTTTAAATTTTTATCTAATTTATTAATATCTTGTTCTAAAAGCTTTTGATTTAATATTGGTAAAATATTTGAAGCACTTTGCAATAATGTAATTTCATAACCTAATAAAAATAATAAGTTCTGAATCTCAAAATTATAAACTTCACCAAGTATAGAAGTAAACACTTCTTTTTGTTTTTGGTATTCAAACTTTTCACCTGAATTTGAATAGATAAAATGTGCAGTATTTAATACTTCAAACATTGCATTAATATTTTTACTATTTTTATATTCATTATAAAAATAGTTAAAAGCAATATTCAACTTATTATATTTAGAATAAATTCTTCCTAATATAAAATTCAAGTTATCTTTATTTTGTATTTGTTCTACAAATTGATGAAATGTATCAAATAATAAATCTTTATCATTTTCACAAATTTTTAAAGTTTTATATATAATTCCTTCAAATTCATTTTCTTTAAATAAAGCTAATTGTAGATATTCAGTCCGTCTAACTCTTAATAAAAATTTTATTGCATCTATCAATCGAGGATAAATACAGTCATTACAAAATTCTAACAACTTGTTTATATCTTTAGAATCAATTTGTTTACTTAAATATAATTGATATTCCATATAAGCTAATAATGAATCTATCCCTTTATGTTTATTTTCTTCTAAATATTTTTCGACAGAAATATCAAGTTTTTTATTTGTTGAAATATATCCTGATACAAAACAATACAGAACAAATGCATTCTCATATATATAATTTTCATTATTGTTTAAAAAATTTATTACTTGTTTTATTTCCTCTATACTCTTGTTTTTTACGAATGAACAATATATTAGCAAATCTTGTAAATCAAATTTTGATTTTAAATGTTCTTGTATATCTGCATGTGAACAGACAATATTTTTTACTTCACAATATTGAAAATAATTTCTTATTGGCAATTGTTCTTTATATTGTCCATATATCTCAAAATATTTTTCTTGTTTATCTAAAATTAATAAAATATTTATATAACTTTCCACTAAACTAAAAATATATTCTTCGCTAAAATATTCTTTATTTCCAAAAATATTGATTAGAAAGTTTTCATATTCTCTTAAAACTTCAAAATCTACACAACTTTTCTTCATTAAAAAATGATTTATATTATCCGTTCCATAAAATGTTTGAATAATAAATTTATCAAGATAATTTATTTCACTTTCTTCTAATGCTTTTTTATAATAGTAGTCTGCTTTTTCAAAACTTTCTTCATCTCCATATTTGTACAATATTGAATAAATATGTCCACCTAATAAATAAAGTTGTTTTTCATAGTCTTTATTTTTTATTTCTTCATCAAAAATTTCTTTTGCTTTTTGCAAATCCCCACTATTCATATAAAAAACTAAATCAAAATGTCCCTGAGGTTTGCTGTTTGGTGTATCTATTCTTAATTGTCTAGAAAGCTCAAAAAAAGATATATCTTGTTTCATTGAAAGTAATGTTAATTTTAATTCTTTTAATTTATTATCATGATAAGGTTTATAATCATCACTTCTTTCTATAAAAATTAAATTTTCTTCAAATTCTTCATAACATCTAAATTGTCGTAAGAAATCAATTTTTAATAAAAGTAAATAATACTTATTTTGTTTGATTTTTTCATTTTCTATTATTAATTTATCTAAAAAAATTATTGCTTCTTCAAATTTGCCTTCATTAAAATCATTTGTTATGTGTTCAATAGAAGCTTGGATTTTAGCATTAACTGTAATATTGTTAATTTGTGTATTATTTCCTACTTGAAAAAAATTTTTTATTAAATTAATCATCTGATTCATTATTCATACTATTTTTTTGTTCAGTATTACCTAATTTAAAAAAAGAACTATCACTATTTTCCTGTCTATTTGATTTATCAATTTTTACACTAATTTTATAAACTTTATTGGCAACAAATACTGTGATTATTAAACCTATAATACTTGCCCAACTTCCTATATCTGATAATGAAATATTTTCCAATTATTACTCCTTGATTTTTATTTTTTATACTCTTTATTCTCATATTCAATTAACTTGATGAGAAAAATAAGAGTTCAATTTTAATCTTTCTTAAAATTAATAGTTTTAAAATTTATTTTCTACATTTAGCAAATTCTATCGCAATATTTATAATATCAAATTAGTATATTAATCCAATATATTATTTACATCATTTATTGTATTATCAAAATTTTTTTCTATATTATTCATTTCAAATCTATAATGTTCATTTATCGCATTTTTATATAACACATAATAAATAATTATACATAAAACAAAAATAATACTAGAACAAAGGGAATAAATAGAAATTAATAATGCTATACTTAAAATAAAACTAATAACTGATATGAAAAATATGATAGCATATTTTGATTCATTAAACCATTTTAGAAAAGCTCTTCCATTTTCTAAATCTTTACTACTTGAAAAAATAAATGCACTTGCTGTATTTGAGACTAAACTAATTGAAAAAGTTATAATACAAAGTGTGGAAATTTTTGATTCCATGAATACTTGTTCCGCACCAATTAAAGCTATAAAAAAAGTCATTGAAACTACTGTTAATGCACTGTAAATCAAAAATTGATGTTCTGTAAAACTTTTGCTACTTAATAATGAATTTTTAAGTTCTTCTGTTGTCATATCCTTACACTCCTCTAATAATTTTAATATTATTTTATACTCTAAATTTAAAATAAATATTGTAACATTTTTATAGAAATAGTTATTTACTCATTTTTCTTTTTTTTGATTATTTCAAAATAATTACTTTTCAGCTCATCTTTTATTTTATAATCAATGTTTCTTATTAATTTTAATTTTTCTTTTGATAAAACATCTTTTAAATAATATGAATAAATTTCTGAAAATGGCATTTCTCTTGAATCGTATTCATCGTTATTAAATTTAATGAATTTTTTCATTAATTCTTCATCAATATATTTTTTATCGTAATAATATGTATATGTATTATCATAACCAATTAATAATACATCTTTTTCATCAATATTTAATTCTTTTATTTTGACAAAAGCTGGAAATTTTGAAAACTCAAAATATTTTTCTATAATCTTTCCTGTAAGATTCAAATTATTTTTTATGTTTGCTTCAGAAACAATAGAAAATAAAGGTGTAAAAATTAATAATGTTAAAAGAAACACCGTAAAGATAGAATATATAAGAAAATTAATATCATAAAAAATTGCTTTTATATTTGCTTTCATATTTAAAGAA
Coding sequences within:
- a CDS encoding tyrosine-type recombinase/integrase — its product is MPKVVKPLTDKEIKNTKYTSKEEFEQLKKIAKLNNNPEPKLNNKLSDGQGLYLIIKENGTKFFQYDFTFENKRKSMSFGVYPETSLSEARILREKTKELLKQKINPIIDKNISSINSDNTFKSISEKWLSKMKNEWGNSTLKKVVSVIENHAYPYIGNKPIENIIRTDILNILDRMNKKELFGSAEKLISNINRIYKFAVTYNYVEHNIIADIDKKNVIVSTRHNHYSAITNEDEVKELISDIQSFEDLFKADITTIIALKLAPLVALRPFNLCSLEWSEINFEKKYLDIPESKMKTKKDFVLPLSKQAIEILKSIEPFSAHKSKYVFPSPTSNLKNINNATINHALKKLGYKDRHCNHGFRSTFSTICHEKVKEHGFSSDIIESCLAHEEQNQVKASYNRSSKMKYFDEKRELMQWWADWLNNL
- a CDS encoding TIR domain-containing protein; its protein translation is MNKKNIFISYSWKNMEIANEIEKDLELVQFNFKRDVHDIDYKSSISSFMEEIRNSDFALILISDSYLKSKNCMKEVLHILKEKDFKDKILPIIVDKVSIYTSEGRLGYTTYWQNEKQKLEALISSFPATSIIKEIEELKAIENIASTINEFLSYISDIKNIKFDELKNENYKSILESLGGVDVSHYISLLAIALQEDIDKKEAMLDKWFDENKPVSEAYGIRASIAEDRKNIPKAKYNYEKSIELNNKNFVSLNNYGFLLLQLKEDLEKAKELFEKAIELSPELNQARLNLGVLFSGHFNDYEKAKEQYEKIISYDPTEYRAYSNLTNYYKSQPRSKENNEKICQLYEKAISLKADFFEARFGYGNFLSENMGLHEHAKVQYNEMKRIDLNSKDLVEVLIKRANKLSLEKDRTRKISRNDSCFCGSGKKYKKCHVLL